The following coding sequences are from one Lolium rigidum isolate FL_2022 chromosome 6, APGP_CSIRO_Lrig_0.1, whole genome shotgun sequence window:
- the LOC124668653 gene encoding cyclin-J18-like isoform X1 yields the protein MLARGRKMGFCGARSGRAVRSWLVEPLRDSNLQLFALVAVWIASKIHEMRPLAVKSLKALSDRIIADQHFTCRDFADAELVFMEVQLQRYWITTLDAQKLLSYTWKSSSFSSGSLNRLNHLLIADQCSNFNSTSIRSCVIN from the exons ATGCTCGCGCGCGGCAGGAAGATGGGGTTCTGCGGCGCACGAAGCGGCCGAGCCGTCAGGTCCTGGCTGGTCGAGCCCCTCAGGGACAGCAATCTGCAGCTCTTCGCCCTCGTCGCCGTGTGGATCGCCAGTAAG ATCCATGAGATGAGACCACTGGCAGTGAAGAGCCTCAAGGCGCTCAGCGACCGCATCATCGCCGACCAGCATTTCACGTGCCGTGATTTCGCTGACGCC GAGCTGGTGTTCATGGAGGTACAGCTTCAGCG GTATTGGATTACAACATTGGATGCACAAAAATTGCTTTCATACACTTGGAAGAGCTCCTCATTCAGTTCAGGTTCTTTGAATCGTTTAAATCATTTGCTAATCGCTGACCAATGCTCCAATTTTAATAGTACTTCTATTAGGAGCTGTGTTATAAATTGA
- the LOC124668653 gene encoding cyclin-J18-like isoform X2 yields MLARGRKMGFCGARSGRAVRSWLVEPLRDSNLQLFALVAVWIASKIHEMRPLAVKSLKALSDRIIADQHFTCRDFADAELVFMEVLDYNIGCTKIAFIHLEELLIQFRFFESFKSFANR; encoded by the exons ATGCTCGCGCGCGGCAGGAAGATGGGGTTCTGCGGCGCACGAAGCGGCCGAGCCGTCAGGTCCTGGCTGGTCGAGCCCCTCAGGGACAGCAATCTGCAGCTCTTCGCCCTCGTCGCCGTGTGGATCGCCAGTAAG ATCCATGAGATGAGACCACTGGCAGTGAAGAGCCTCAAGGCGCTCAGCGACCGCATCATCGCCGACCAGCATTTCACGTGCCGTGATTTCGCTGACGCC GAGCTGGTGTTCATGGAG GTATTGGATTACAACATTGGATGCACAAAAATTGCTTTCATACACTTGGAAGAGCTCCTCATTCAGTTCAGGTTCTTTGAATCGTTTAAATCATTTGCTAATCGCTGA